The Aphelocoma coerulescens isolate FSJ_1873_10779 chromosome 2, UR_Acoe_1.0, whole genome shotgun sequence genome contains a region encoding:
- the SNAI2 gene encoding zinc finger protein SNAI2 produces MPRSFLVKKHFNSSKKPNYSELDTHTVIISPYLYESYPVPIIPQPEILSSVAYNPITVWTTTGLLPSPLPNDLSPLSGYPSSLGRVSPPPPSDTSSKDHSGSESPISDEEERIQSKLSDPHAIEAEKFQCSLCNKTYSTFSGLAKHKQLHCDAQSRKSFSCKYCDKEYVSLGALKMHIRTHTLPCVCKICGKAFSRPWLLQGHIRTHTGEKPFSCPHCNRAFADRSNLRAHLQTHSDVKKYQCKNCSKTFSRMSLLHKHEESGCCVAH; encoded by the exons ATGCCACGCTCCTTCCTGGTCAAGAAGCATTTCAATTCATCCAAGAAGCCGAATTACAGCGAGCTGGACACTCATACAG TGATTATATCCCCATACCTGTACGAAAGCTATCCAGTCCCTATCATACCACAGCCAGAGATCCTGAGCTCAGTAGCTTACAATCCCATTACTGTGTGGACTACAACTGGGCTGCTACCGTCTCCATTACCCAATGACCTCTCTCCACTTTCTGGATACCCCTCATCTTTGGGAAGAGTCAGCCCACCTCCACCGTCTGACACCTCCTCCAAAGATCACAGCGGTTCAGAAAGCCCCATTAGCGATGAAGAAGAGAGAATCCAGTCAAAGCTTTCAGACCCTCATGCAATCGAAGCTGAAAAGTTCCAGTGCAGTTTATGCAACAAGACCTATTCAACTTTCTCCGGGTTGGCCAAACATAAGCAGCTGCACTGTGATGCCCAGTCTAGGAAATCGTTCAGCTGCAAGTACTGTGACAAGGAGTATGTCAGCCTGGGAGCGCTTAAGATGCACATCAGGACCCACACACTACCTTGTGTCTGCAAGATCTGCGGCAAGGCTTTCTCTAGACCCTGGCTACTTCAAGGACACATTAGAACTCACACTG GAGAGAAGCCGTTTTCCTGTCCTCACTGCAACAGGGCTTTTGCAGACAGATCCAATCTAAGGGCTCATCTGCAGACCCACTCGGATGTGAAGAAATACCAGTGCAAAAATTGCTCCAAAACTTTCTCCAGAATGTCTCTTCTGCACAAACATGAGGAATCTGGCTGCTGTGTAGCACACTGA